From the genome of Polyangiaceae bacterium, one region includes:
- a CDS encoding PD-(D/E)XK nuclease domain-containing protein, which produces MLEPYWVNTASNDLIERLALKQGLGLSEKSAVLLNGGTIDVQIESNIVLRDIERIPDAFWNFLLFAGYLKVVDLTLDMGEYTGKLAIPNIEVRTVYRSMFKLWLAKADPTSNSTKVLVDALVTGDAATVEENLQRILLTAMSYFDPAGAEPEKLYHGFILGLLVHLEKQYEIRSNREAGYGRADMIMRPKTAGRPGVVIEFKTLGSKRKTVDDILKEGAMQVRKLRYAAELAAAGASPVYEYVMTFDGKQTWVRRVDDVLGQPAG; this is translated from the coding sequence CTCGAGCCGTATTGGGTCAACACGGCGTCGAACGACCTCATCGAGCGGCTGGCGCTGAAGCAGGGCCTGGGTTTATCGGAAAAGTCTGCGGTGCTGCTCAATGGTGGGACCATCGACGTTCAGATCGAATCGAACATCGTTTTGCGAGACATCGAGCGAATTCCTGATGCATTTTGGAATTTTTTGCTCTTCGCCGGCTATCTGAAAGTCGTCGACTTGACGCTGGACATGGGCGAATACACGGGCAAGCTGGCCATTCCGAACATCGAAGTGCGCACCGTTTATCGTTCGATGTTCAAGCTCTGGCTAGCCAAAGCCGATCCCACGTCGAACAGTACCAAGGTCCTCGTCGACGCGCTCGTGACGGGAGATGCAGCGACCGTCGAAGAGAACTTGCAGCGCATTTTATTGACGGCAATGTCGTATTTCGATCCGGCGGGCGCCGAGCCGGAAAAGCTTTATCATGGATTCATTCTGGGGCTTTTGGTGCATTTGGAGAAACAATACGAAATCCGCTCCAATCGCGAAGCCGGTTATGGTCGAGCGGACATGATCATGCGGCCCAAGACGGCGGGGCGCCCGGGCGTGGTCATCGAATTCAAGACGCTCGGCAGCAAACGAAAAACCGTGGACGACATCCTGAAGGAAGGTGCAATGCAGGTGCGCAAGCTGCGTTATGCGGCCGAGCTTGCTGCCGCGGGTGCATCGCCGGTGTACGAATACGTCATGACGTTCGATGGCAAGCAGACGTGGGTGCGGCGCGTGGACGACGTGTTGGGACAGCCGGCGGGGTGA